The Paenibacillus macerans genome includes a window with the following:
- the pgmB gene encoding beta-phosphoglucomutase: MLETMKGAIFDLDGVIVDTAKYHYLAWRSLARRLGFEFTEADNERLKGVSRMESLRILLEIGGVEATEEEREEMAASKNREYVDYISRLEPSEILPGADAYLRQLRSQGVKIALGSASKNAGLILSRLGITDLFDAVIDGTKVSKAKPDPEVFLAASAALGLPPAECIVFEDAAAGVQAGKAAGCGVVGIGSLAILAASDLVVSGLQELVV; this comes from the coding sequence ATGCTGGAAACGATGAAAGGCGCGATTTTTGACCTCGACGGCGTGATCGTCGATACGGCCAAGTACCATTATCTGGCCTGGCGGTCGCTGGCGCGCCGGCTTGGTTTCGAGTTCACCGAGGCGGATAATGAGCGGCTAAAAGGCGTCAGCCGGATGGAGTCGCTGCGCATCCTGCTTGAGATTGGCGGCGTAGAGGCCACGGAGGAAGAACGCGAGGAAATGGCGGCGAGCAAAAACCGGGAGTATGTCGACTACATTTCCAGGCTGGAGCCGTCGGAAATATTGCCGGGAGCGGACGCGTATTTGCGGCAACTGCGCAGCCAAGGCGTGAAAATCGCTTTGGGTTCGGCCAGTAAAAACGCCGGGCTTATTTTGTCCCGGCTCGGCATCACGGATTTGTTCGATGCGGTGATCGACGGCACCAAAGTGTCCAAGGCGAAGCCGGACCCCGAAGTGTTCCTCGCCGCCAGCGCGGCGCTGGGGCTGCCTCCGGCCGAGTGCATCGTGTTCGAGGACGCGGCGGCGGGCGTGCAGGCGGGCAAAGCCGCCGGCTGCGGCGTCGTCGGCATCGGCAGCCTGGCGATCCTCGCCGCCTCCGATCTGGTCGTCAGCGGATTGCAGGAGCTGGTGGTTTAA
- a CDS encoding asparaginase, whose amino-acid sequence MKIKRWFTLCLLVGVLFFTSVPSTFSESASGSAESSVPNVTIVAMGGTITSTAVGREMFQSYGSERVSIQNILDRLEPEISKVANVRIKELDNIGSAQTTTEHLYNLSLAIDEVLADQNTDAVVVTAGTNIMEELAYFADLTVRSPKPVVFTGSMRQSNTFSFDGEANLFNAIRLAASQETTCYGTVLMMNDEFFAAREVTKTDAVRLDTFDGGRYGALGTVDEDRIRSVRAPARVMECGQSGWKTPFDLSTIKAEDIAKVEIVYSYTEASGLPIKALVDAGVDGIVTAGHGAGGISTEQQAARAEGVEKGVVFVTTTRTGSGAVYDAKTPGIIGGGDLLPQKARILLQLGLTFSDNPEQVRQWFTTMGLPEFNMSR is encoded by the coding sequence ATGAAAATTAAAAGGTGGTTTACGTTGTGTTTGCTTGTCGGGGTGTTGTTCTTTACGAGCGTTCCAAGCACATTTTCAGAGTCGGCATCCGGCTCCGCCGAGAGTTCCGTGCCGAACGTAACGATTGTCGCAATGGGAGGCACGATTACCAGCACGGCGGTCGGGCGGGAGATGTTTCAATCTTACGGCTCCGAAAGAGTTTCAATTCAAAATATTCTCGACCGTCTTGAGCCCGAAATTTCCAAGGTTGCGAACGTCCGCATCAAGGAGCTTGATAACATCGGGTCTGCCCAAACGACAACGGAACACCTTTACAATCTAAGCTTGGCTATTGACGAGGTGCTGGCTGATCAAAATACCGATGCGGTTGTCGTGACTGCGGGCACCAACATTATGGAGGAGTTGGCTTACTTCGCGGATCTGACCGTACGCAGCCCCAAGCCCGTTGTATTTACCGGCTCCATGAGACAGTCCAACACCTTCTCTTTTGACGGGGAGGCGAACCTGTTCAACGCGATCCGTTTGGCGGCCAGCCAAGAGACGACTTGTTACGGTACCGTTCTAATGATGAACGATGAATTTTTCGCCGCCCGTGAAGTCACGAAAACGGACGCCGTCCGTCTGGATACATTCGATGGAGGACGTTACGGAGCACTGGGTACCGTTGATGAGGACCGCATCCGCTCCGTCAGAGCACCAGCAAGAGTGATGGAATGCGGCCAGAGCGGCTGGAAAACACCGTTTGATCTATCCACCATCAAGGCTGAGGATATAGCCAAGGTGGAAATCGTTTACAGCTATACCGAAGCCAGCGGTTTACCGATAAAAGCATTGGTAGACGCAGGTGTGGACGGTATCGTCACCGCCGGGCACGGGGCAGGGGGAATTTCGACGGAGCAGCAGGCGGCTCGTGCGGAAGGCGTTGAGAAAGGCGTTGTTTTTGTTACCACTACCCGTACCGGCTCGGGAGCTGTCTATGACGCGAAAACGCCCGGAATTATCGGTGGAGGCGACCTCTTGCCGCAGAAAGCGCGCATTCTGCTGCAGCTCGGACTCACTTTCTCCGACAATCCCGAGCAGGTCCGTCAATGGTTTACCACCATGGGATTGCCCGAGTTCAACATGTCCCGTTAA
- a CDS encoding glycoside hydrolase family 65 protein — translation MPKIADRYLQVDPWKVVEEGFDPGRNRVSESIFSLGNEYMGVRGYPEEGYGGDSLLGSYFNGLFEESPVTAHYKGIIKSLRFMVNAVDWLYTRIALDGETLDLAVSRFSGFRRELDFRTGIYTRELVWHLSGGKDMKLTFERLVSMKVPNLGCQRITFEPLNFSGTVNVRTGLDFSIIHEDQQRRYWQALKQGEASGGIAGILGQTENTGNRLFSAFRIEAQEALENKLVEGDRFIGRDLVLKLEQGGRTVLDKQVVNYAEKDRSLQDETVWQRGMELAARHTPAGYEEAAAGQRAYWSQVWADSDIAIEGDPENQQGIRFCIFQLYQTYHGDNPGFNIGAKGLTGEAYRGLAFWDTESYCLPFYIFNNPKAAKSLLEFRYKSLPEALKRARELDCEGAFYPIATIDGTESCDLWQHSNLQLHVGTAVAYGLRHYVSITGDKAFLFEKGAEMLIQISRFYATRGQWGQQSGLYGYFGVMGPDEFQLMVNNNSYINFMAKKLFEYTLEVLADMQSEAPAAYDVLAGRLALTEAEQADWRNKSEHMKIPRDARTGVYEEHDGFFDLPHLDIHAIPVSEFPLYSHWSYDRLYRYDMIKQPDVLMFMFLYSGEFTPEEKRANYDYYEPRCIHESSLSPSIHSILAAEIGREAEAYKFFEFATRLDLDNYNRNTREGLHTTSIAAAWMNIVYGFGGMRSDGDTLVFQPSLPQRWNSYRFPVSYRGTKLLVEVDREQVSIRAVSGGEAEITVYGETCRVGEAGIRVPLRKAVAQ, via the coding sequence ATGCCGAAAATCGCGGACAGATATTTGCAGGTCGATCCTTGGAAGGTTGTGGAGGAAGGATTTGACCCGGGGCGGAACCGGGTGTCCGAGTCTATTTTTTCGCTGGGCAATGAATATATGGGGGTGAGGGGTTACCCGGAGGAAGGGTACGGCGGGGACTCGCTGCTGGGCAGCTATTTCAACGGACTGTTCGAGGAAAGCCCGGTGACGGCCCATTACAAAGGCATCATCAAATCGCTGCGGTTCATGGTGAACGCGGTGGATTGGCTGTATACGCGGATTGCGCTGGACGGGGAGACGCTGGATTTGGCGGTCAGCCGGTTTAGCGGTTTTCGCAGGGAGCTGGATTTTAGGACCGGTATCTATACCCGGGAGCTGGTGTGGCACCTATCCGGCGGAAAAGACATGAAGCTCACCTTCGAGCGTCTGGTCAGCATGAAGGTGCCAAATCTCGGCTGCCAGCGGATTACGTTTGAGCCGCTTAATTTTTCGGGTACGGTGAACGTGCGGACGGGGCTGGATTTTTCCATCATCCACGAGGATCAGCAACGCCGCTACTGGCAGGCGCTCAAGCAAGGGGAAGCGAGCGGTGGGATCGCGGGCATCCTGGGGCAAACGGAGAACACGGGCAACCGGCTGTTTTCCGCTTTCCGCATCGAGGCGCAGGAGGCGCTGGAGAACAAGCTCGTGGAGGGCGACCGGTTTATCGGCCGGGACCTGGTGCTGAAGCTGGAGCAAGGGGGGCGGACGGTGCTGGACAAACAGGTCGTCAATTACGCGGAAAAAGACCGCTCACTGCAAGACGAAACGGTTTGGCAACGGGGAATGGAGTTGGCGGCGCGGCACACGCCGGCGGGCTACGAAGAGGCGGCCGCAGGGCAGCGGGCCTACTGGTCGCAGGTTTGGGCGGATTCGGATATCGCCATCGAAGGGGACCCGGAGAACCAGCAGGGCATCCGCTTCTGTATTTTTCAGCTGTACCAGACCTATCACGGGGACAATCCCGGCTTCAACATCGGCGCGAAGGGGCTGACCGGCGAGGCGTACCGGGGGCTGGCTTTTTGGGATACGGAGTCGTATTGTTTGCCGTTCTACATTTTCAACAACCCGAAGGCGGCCAAAAGCTTGCTCGAATTCCGCTACAAATCGCTCCCCGAGGCGCTGAAGCGGGCGCGGGAGCTGGACTGTGAAGGGGCGTTTTATCCAATCGCCACGATCGACGGCACGGAAAGCTGCGACCTGTGGCAGCATTCCAACCTGCAGCTGCATGTCGGCACGGCGGTGGCCTACGGGCTGCGGCATTATGTGAGCATCACTGGGGATAAGGCGTTTTTGTTTGAAAAAGGGGCGGAAATGCTGATTCAGATCAGCCGTTTCTACGCAACCCGGGGGCAGTGGGGACAGCAGTCGGGATTATACGGATATTTCGGCGTGATGGGGCCGGACGAGTTCCAATTGATGGTCAATAACAACTCCTATATCAATTTTATGGCCAAAAAGCTGTTCGAATACACGCTGGAGGTGCTCGCCGACATGCAAAGCGAAGCTCCTGCGGCTTATGACGTCCTGGCGGGACGGCTTGCTCTGACGGAGGCGGAGCAGGCCGACTGGCGGAACAAATCGGAGCATATGAAAATCCCGCGGGATGCGCGAACGGGCGTGTACGAGGAGCATGACGGCTTTTTCGATCTGCCGCATCTCGATATCCATGCGATTCCAGTCAGCGAATTTCCGCTGTATTCGCATTGGTCGTACGATCGCCTGTACCGGTACGATATGATCAAGCAGCCGGACGTGCTGATGTTCATGTTCCTGTACAGCGGCGAGTTCACGCCGGAGGAGAAGCGGGCGAACTACGATTACTACGAGCCGCGCTGCATCCACGAGTCATCGCTGTCGCCGTCGATCCACTCGATTTTGGCCGCGGAAATCGGGCGGGAAGCGGAGGCGTACAAGTTTTTCGAATTCGCCACCCGGCTCGATTTGGACAACTACAACCGCAATACGCGGGAAGGCCTGCATACGACGTCGATCGCCGCGGCCTGGATGAATATCGTGTACGGGTTCGGCGGGATGCGCTCGGACGGAGACACGCTTGTGTTTCAGCCCAGCTTGCCGCAGCGCTGGAACAGCTACCGCTTTCCGGTCTCCTATCGCGGCACGAAGCTGCTCGTGGAGGTTGACCGGGAGCAGGTGTCGATCCGGGCGGTGTCCGGCGGAGAAGCGGAAATCACGGTGTACGGGGAGACCTGCCGCGTGGGCGAAGCGGGCATCCGGGTGCCGCTGCGAAAGGCGGTAGCTCAATGA
- a CDS encoding DUF6809 family protein has product MKTILEALYHGQLHPDEVIVPSQPEYRSVSRQVAAQTEQWRERLGEEAFRELEEYFDLCDSVDSMHIEEAFLHGFRLGANLIIEVMSNREELVPNVASGISL; this is encoded by the coding sequence ATGAAAACAATTCTGGAAGCCCTGTACCACGGGCAGTTACATCCCGATGAGGTGATTGTACCGTCTCAGCCAGAATATCGTTCTGTAAGCCGACAAGTGGCGGCCCAAACGGAGCAATGGCGTGAGCGATTAGGGGAGGAAGCGTTTCGTGAGCTGGAGGAATATTTTGACCTATGCGACAGCGTTGACAGCATGCATATAGAAGAAGCTTTCCTGCACGGATTCAGACTGGGAGCGAACCTAATCATCGAGGTCATGAGCAACCGGGAGGAGTTGGTTCCGAATGTAGCTTCAGGCATATCATTATGA
- a CDS encoding stalk domain-containing protein, protein MVQIRIGNGLGRVLWKRLLPTGAMALILLLTSGGAAMAEAEQGRMQARPLEGEVAQVQEQTHTQIQEPLHPQVQEQTQVQMQSHVQDGDYLIVALGDSITAGYEPGVNASSVLYGFVERLREQGLFHGRTRAVNYGILGLTSEGLKNYVAAIRAGEPVAADAIQPKLADPRMAALAAGTAAAKRQLEQADLITITIGGNDLLRLLPDVQHVTLDELRAGADGVLNAYGENVREVLGILTELNPSAQIVLADQYQPIPPLAGADAYAELTAMAGKFTAIVDGIAAEFAARTKPVQTAHVAAAFAGRELSLTHIFTESDIHPNQAGYEEIAKVFAQAVWGSYRETGAKTGVAPFSVVVKGKELKTPYPPVLKNGRTFVAIKDITEAIGAQSKWDSRTQTASVVYGSRTAVIPIGSGQITVNGTPATTASPAFLQTTGGEHKTYVPLTVLAQDLGLDVQYSAKMKTVFVNE, encoded by the coding sequence ATGGTGCAAATTCGAATTGGGAATGGACTTGGGAGAGTACTTTGGAAACGATTATTGCCGACGGGAGCTATGGCGCTTATTTTATTGTTGACCAGCGGCGGCGCCGCGATGGCCGAGGCGGAACAGGGGCGTATGCAGGCTCGGCCGCTAGAGGGGGAAGTGGCACAGGTGCAAGAGCAGACGCATACACAAATACAGGAGCCGTTGCATCCACAAGTGCAGGAGCAGACGCAGGTGCAAATGCAGTCACATGTTCAGGACGGTGATTACTTGATCGTCGCGCTCGGCGATTCCATTACCGCTGGGTACGAACCGGGGGTGAACGCAAGCAGCGTCCTGTACGGTTTCGTTGAACGGCTCAGGGAGCAAGGTCTGTTCCATGGCCGGACCCGAGCGGTCAATTACGGCATTCTTGGTTTGACCAGCGAAGGCCTCAAAAACTATGTAGCGGCGATCCGGGCAGGCGAGCCGGTCGCGGCCGACGCGATCCAGCCCAAGCTGGCGGATCCGCGGATGGCGGCGTTGGCAGCGGGGACGGCTGCGGCCAAACGCCAGCTGGAGCAGGCGGATCTGATCACGATTACGATCGGCGGGAACGATCTGCTTAGGCTGCTGCCGGACGTGCAGCACGTCACGTTGGACGAGCTTCGCGCCGGGGCGGACGGGGTGCTGAACGCCTATGGGGAAAATGTCCGCGAGGTGCTTGGCATCCTAACGGAGCTTAATCCGTCGGCGCAAATCGTGCTCGCCGATCAGTACCAGCCGATTCCGCCCTTGGCCGGCGCTGACGCCTACGCCGAGCTTACGGCCATGGCGGGGAAATTTACCGCGATCGTTGACGGAATCGCCGCCGAGTTTGCGGCCAGAACGAAGCCTGTTCAAACCGCGCATGTGGCTGCGGCGTTCGCGGGCCGCGAGTTGTCATTGACGCATATTTTCACGGAATCCGACATCCATCCGAATCAGGCGGGATACGAGGAAATCGCCAAGGTGTTCGCGCAGGCCGTTTGGGGAAGCTACCGGGAAACGGGGGCGAAAACCGGCGTGGCGCCATTTTCCGTCGTCGTTAAAGGGAAGGAACTGAAAACGCCGTATCCGCCGGTGCTTAAAAATGGCCGGACGTTTGTGGCGATCAAGGACATTACCGAGGCGATTGGAGCGCAGAGCAAATGGGATTCCCGGACGCAAACCGCCAGCGTCGTCTACGGAAGCCGGACGGCTGTCATCCCGATCGGTTCCGGGCAAATTACGGTAAACGGGACTCCGGCGACGACGGCGTCGCCTGCTTTTTTGCAAACCACCGGCGGGGAGCACAAGACCTATGTGCCACTCACCGTACTGGCGCAAGATTTGGGGCTGGACGTACAGTATAGCGCCAAAATGAAAACGGTATTCGTGAACGAATAA
- a CDS encoding ribbon-helix-helix protein, CopG family: MSSKKMGRPPSANPKSETIKIRVDQDIMNKLDASAEKLNTTRSDIVRKGIEKVYDDLQK, from the coding sequence ATGTCCTCGAAGAAGATGGGGCGTCCACCATCTGCTAATCCCAAAAGCGAAACGATTAAGATACGGGTCGATCAGGATATTATGAATAAGCTCGATGCTTCTGCCGAGAAGCTGAATACGACACGTTCAGATATTGTTCGCAAAGGGATTGAGAAGGTGTATGACGATCTCCAAAAATAA
- a CDS encoding ATP-dependent nuclease, with protein MQLYKLKIEGYRRHTDSEVLFSDATFLIGENNVGKSSILSALNLLLNDVKRISDEEFFSYMDGDIMRRGADRVVLTAEFRKVPEEAKQWIGFKGRVLKYIDDDGKNELRVIYRKTFAPGSDCIVELRQQIKTIKTQFSECTTINQYIEAGLDLASIETKISKIDHDKKLTKPERAIIEEVDELYDYNEDAEEWFRNPGGIPANVLSKLPKFLLIPAQDKTEELSGNSGTLVSTLVELFNDVRDSSENYKQAQQFLNKLAEELDPANTQSEFGQMMTELNLVMKDVFPNTGLKAVTSLSDADKVIKPQFTISMFSNITTSVNLQGTGIIRSAVFALLRYRNLRNNRKTTGQEQRPLIIGFEEPEIYLHPNAAKQMRDTIYDLAGTDKNQIVCTTHSPYMIDLSKKPLQVLNCLSRTDDEFVIDGRKIKVEKLWCNAFNTSEEFSKLQGNDKTYVKMLLKLDDHISRVFFSKHVLLVEGDTEDIVLRETISRLPEIVRKDIESNWQIVKARGKATIIALVKYLRAMGINPVVIHDKDEGNERAEVFNAPILEAVGDENRRIMLTNCIEDVLGYSAPSNEKPYKAFNYITTNWTSEWESVSPMWKLIINDIFKESFNLDREHQEIDNVKVAASQSDVNV; from the coding sequence ATGCAGTTGTATAAATTGAAAATTGAAGGATATCGGAGACATACGGATTCTGAAGTGTTGTTTTCTGATGCTACATTTCTCATCGGTGAGAATAATGTAGGCAAAAGTTCTATACTCTCAGCACTTAACCTCCTCTTGAACGATGTTAAGAGAATCTCAGATGAAGAATTTTTCTCTTACATGGATGGAGACATAATGAGACGCGGAGCCGATAGAGTGGTACTAACTGCTGAATTCAGAAAGGTTCCAGAAGAAGCTAAGCAATGGATCGGATTCAAAGGAAGAGTATTAAAATATATTGATGATGATGGAAAAAACGAATTAAGGGTGATTTATAGAAAAACTTTTGCACCTGGTTCTGATTGCATTGTAGAATTACGTCAACAAATAAAGACGATAAAAACACAATTTTCAGAATGCACTACCATTAATCAATACATAGAAGCGGGTCTTGACCTAGCATCTATAGAAACAAAAATTTCTAAGATTGATCATGATAAGAAATTGACTAAACCAGAAAGAGCAATTATCGAGGAAGTTGACGAATTGTATGACTATAATGAAGATGCCGAAGAATGGTTTAGGAATCCAGGTGGAATCCCAGCAAATGTTTTAAGCAAGCTACCAAAATTTTTATTAATTCCTGCTCAAGATAAAACAGAAGAACTATCAGGTAACTCAGGTACATTAGTCTCCACTCTAGTTGAGTTATTTAATGATGTGAGAGATTCCTCAGAAAACTATAAACAAGCCCAACAATTTTTAAATAAACTTGCTGAGGAACTTGATCCAGCAAACACTCAAAGTGAATTCGGACAAATGATGACCGAATTAAACTTGGTCATGAAAGATGTTTTTCCAAACACTGGATTAAAGGCAGTTACAAGCCTTTCAGATGCAGATAAGGTTATTAAACCACAGTTCACCATCTCCATGTTTAGTAACATCACTACCTCTGTAAATTTGCAGGGTACTGGGATTATTCGTTCGGCTGTTTTTGCATTATTACGATATAGAAATTTACGTAACAATAGAAAAACAACTGGACAAGAACAGAGACCTCTAATAATCGGTTTTGAAGAACCTGAAATATACTTGCATCCAAATGCCGCAAAACAAATGAGGGACACTATATACGATCTAGCAGGAACTGATAAAAATCAGATTGTATGTACAACTCATTCTCCATATATGATTGATTTGAGCAAAAAGCCTTTGCAAGTATTAAATTGTCTATCGAGAACGGATGATGAGTTTGTGATTGATGGACGTAAAATTAAAGTTGAAAAGTTGTGGTGCAATGCATTTAATACCAGTGAAGAATTTTCAAAACTTCAAGGCAATGATAAAACATATGTAAAAATGCTATTGAAATTAGACGACCATATATCTAGGGTTTTCTTTTCAAAGCATGTACTACTAGTTGAAGGAGATACAGAAGATATTGTTCTTAGAGAAACAATAAGCAGACTCCCTGAAATAGTAAGAAAAGACATAGAAAGCAATTGGCAAATTGTTAAGGCAAGAGGAAAAGCAACGATAATTGCTCTTGTGAAATATTTAAGAGCTATGGGAATAAACCCGGTTGTCATTCATGATAAAGATGAGGGTAATGAACGTGCAGAAGTATTCAACGCCCCAATTCTTGAAGCTGTTGGTGACGAAAATAGAAGGATAATGCTAACAAACTGCATAGAGGATGTTCTTGGATACAGTGCTCCTTCTAACGAAAAACCGTATAAGGCATTTAATTATATCACAACCAATTGGACTAGCGAATGGGAATCTGTGTCTCCTATGTGGAAATTAATTATTAATGATATATTTAAAGAATCATTTAATTTGGATCGCGAGCATCAAGAAATTGATAATGTAAAAGTAGCAGCTTCGCAGTCAGATGTTAATGTTTAA
- a CDS encoding glycoside hydrolase family 65 protein, with protein sequence MSWIVRESGFDPGRITVNGNKFMIGNGVLGYRGTLEEFGKSELTATIVAGLYDKVGDKWREPVNAPNGLATAVYFDGAPLSVLEAGSGAAAGRGGGQMHLRGDGQAHLADGGHGGGGEQKAPQAGGGRERGGESREHSLAASSGAAAGAELLEHEQALDLRHAVHRRRSVFRTADGAQVTVTSERFCSAARPHLIVGRFTVESSREGELEILTGIDGDVWDINGPHLERLASGVDEAGEVLTLTGWTHELNVPVSVAEAVECGFGEQELLRGETSIRRKIRLICKAGAAYTLVKYVSVFTGLDEALDIDLAAARSSREARELGYERLLGEHAKRWERKWDETDIVIEGDEEAQLALRYSMYQLHIIAPDRSEKVSIPARGLSGQVYKGAVFWDTEMFMLPFFLYTQPEVARNLMMYRVHTLDGARRKAAEYGYEGAFYAWESQETGDDACTLFNVNDVFTGRPMRTYFRDKQVHISADVAYGIWQYYMFTGDESILLDGGAEAVWECARFFYSYGYFNPGKQRYEILDVTGPDEYHERVNNNAFTNMMVKECLGIALEALEVLRSRDPRRYEKLLAGSAIRPEHIRDMRDRLYVPEPDAASGLIEQFDRYYALENVPLAELKARMLNPHEYLGGGNGLATTTQILKQADVVLLLHLFRERFDQNVKQANWEYYEPRTEHGSSLSSCIYALVAADIGSPDWAYPYFMRTATIDLTGDSKQYVGDLYIGGTHPAANGGAWMAAVLGFAGLRYDGGKVTLEPALPSSWQAVKFPIRLRQGSYRVRVEREAIVISAEAGNPQPLLFAIGGQEFTVAPGQEICIPYAIAGNPGRF encoded by the coding sequence ATGAGCTGGATCGTGCGGGAAAGCGGGTTTGACCCGGGAAGGATCACGGTAAACGGCAACAAGTTTATGATCGGCAACGGAGTTTTGGGGTACCGGGGAACGCTGGAGGAGTTTGGAAAAAGCGAGCTGACGGCCACGATCGTCGCCGGACTGTACGACAAGGTCGGGGACAAGTGGCGCGAGCCGGTGAACGCGCCGAACGGGTTGGCGACGGCGGTGTATTTTGACGGGGCGCCGCTCAGCGTGCTGGAAGCGGGGTCCGGGGCTGCCGCCGGTCGCGGCGGCGGGCAGATGCACCTCAGGGGCGACGGGCAGGCGCACCTAGCGGACGGCGGACACGGCGGAGGCGGGGAGCAAAAAGCGCCGCAGGCTGGCGGCGGACGGGAACGCGGCGGGGAAAGCCGCGAGCATTCGCTTGCGGCGAGCTCCGGGGCTGCCGCCGGCGCTGAGCTGCTCGAGCACGAGCAGGCGCTGGACCTCCGCCACGCGGTCCATCGCCGCCGTTCGGTATTCCGCACGGCGGACGGAGCGCAAGTGACGGTTACGTCCGAACGGTTTTGCAGCGCGGCGCGGCCGCATCTGATCGTGGGCCGGTTTACGGTGGAGAGCAGCCGGGAAGGTGAACTGGAGATCTTGACGGGCATTGACGGGGATGTCTGGGACATCAACGGCCCGCATTTGGAGCGGTTGGCCAGCGGCGTGGACGAGGCCGGCGAGGTGCTGACGCTCACTGGCTGGACGCATGAATTGAACGTCCCGGTATCCGTGGCGGAGGCGGTGGAATGCGGGTTTGGGGAGCAGGAGCTGCTGCGCGGGGAAACCTCGATCCGCCGGAAAATCCGGTTGATTTGCAAGGCCGGAGCGGCCTATACCTTGGTAAAATACGTCTCCGTATTTACCGGGTTGGATGAGGCCTTGGACATCGATTTGGCGGCGGCCCGGTCGAGCCGGGAAGCGCGGGAGCTTGGCTATGAGCGGCTGCTGGGCGAACATGCCAAGCGATGGGAGCGCAAATGGGACGAAACGGACATCGTCATCGAAGGCGATGAAGAAGCCCAGCTTGCGCTGCGGTACAGCATGTATCAACTGCACATCATTGCGCCGGACCGTTCGGAGAAAGTGTCAATCCCGGCCCGCGGGTTATCCGGGCAGGTCTATAAAGGAGCGGTGTTCTGGGACACGGAAATGTTTATGCTGCCGTTTTTCCTGTACACCCAGCCGGAGGTGGCCCGGAATCTGATGATGTACCGCGTGCATACGCTGGACGGAGCCCGGCGCAAAGCGGCGGAATACGGCTATGAAGGTGCGTTTTACGCTTGGGAAAGCCAGGAGACGGGGGATGACGCCTGCACGCTGTTCAATGTGAACGACGTGTTTACCGGCCGCCCGATGCGCACCTATTTCCGCGACAAGCAGGTGCATATCAGCGCGGACGTGGCGTACGGCATCTGGCAGTACTACATGTTTACCGGCGATGAAAGCATTTTGCTGGACGGCGGGGCCGAGGCCGTTTGGGAGTGCGCGCGTTTTTTTTACTCGTACGGTTATTTCAACCCGGGCAAGCAGCGGTATGAGATTCTCGATGTCACCGGGCCTGATGAATACCATGAGCGGGTGAACAATAACGCCTTCACCAATATGATGGTAAAAGAGTGCCTCGGCATTGCCCTGGAAGCGCTAGAGGTGCTGCGGAGCCGCGACCCTCGGCGGTATGAGAAGTTGCTTGCGGGCAGCGCCATCCGTCCGGAGCACATCCGCGACATGCGCGACCGCCTGTATGTACCGGAGCCGGATGCGGCGAGCGGGCTGATCGAGCAGTTTGACCGGTATTACGCGTTGGAGAACGTCCCGCTGGCGGAGTTGAAGGCGAGGATGCTGAATCCCCACGAGTACCTGGGCGGGGGGAACGGCCTGGCGACGACGACGCAAATTTTGAAGCAGGCCGACGTCGTGCTGCTGTTGCATCTGTTCAGAGAGCGTTTTGATCAGAACGTCAAACAAGCCAACTGGGAGTACTACGAGCCGCGGACCGAGCACGGTTCAAGCTTAAGCTCCTGCATCTACGCGCTGGTGGCGGCGGATATCGGCTCGCCGGACTGGGCGTACCCATACTTTATGCGGACGGCCACGATCGACTTGACCGGGGATTCCAAACAATACGTCGGCGACCTTTACATCGGCGGCACGCATCCGGCGGCTAACGGCGGGGCCTGGATGGCCGCGGTGCTGGGCTTTGCGGGGCTTAGGTACGATGGCGGCAAAGTGACGCTGGAGCCGGCCCTGCCATCCTCCTGGCAGGCCGTGAAGTTCCCGATCCGCCTTCGCCAAGGATCGTATCGGGTTCGCGTCGAGCGGGAAGCGATCGTGATTTCGGCGGAAGCGGGAAATCCGCAGCCTCTGCTGTTTGCTATCGGCGGGCAGGAGTTTACCGTCGCTCCGGGACAGGAGATTTGCATCCCGTACGCGATTGCCGGGAACCCCGGGCGGTTCTGA